A part of Halobaculum sp. MBLA0143 genomic DNA contains:
- the dnaG gene encoding DNA primase DnaG: MEDTSKYLIHARITADGVVERSDVVGAVFGQTEGLLGDELDLRGLQESSKIGRIDVEIDSEHGQSFGELTITSSLDKVETAILAASLESITRVGPCEARVEVAEIEDMRAAKRREVVERAKELLAESFDDGVMDSTEILAEVRDAQRVERIDDYAGYPAGPRVTDSDAVIVVEGRADVTTLLDYGIKNAVAVEGTNVPSEVADLTQDRTVTAFLDGDRGGDLILRELAQVGDVDYVAYAPEGTSVEDLSREAVMNALRDKVPFETLPAADQEEATRPSSRASTNGASESEPSVAADDEDNDRTTGSVRTSGTDSREAIGGVGTTSDGTVSVDPEAVADEIANDGPTTDGDDTTDGDDTTDADGDGVDQRVDGEETDGSVDGEAESETGESVDGEAESETDRSVDGDVENETDGSVDGDERADSDETDGSVDGDERADSDETDGSTDGEEEAETDERADSDETDESVDDEEERETDETVDGDESSAGTPATLRGHVEAVIDAGTNTARLLDREMEVVADVPVGAAFDTLADEETTGFALVVDGQVDQRLLDVAAQRGVEQIVAQSSGEFVKRPASVRVVTADRLASA, from the coding sequence ATGGAAGACACATCGAAGTACCTCATTCACGCACGCATCACCGCGGACGGCGTCGTCGAGCGGTCGGACGTCGTCGGCGCGGTGTTCGGACAGACGGAGGGACTGTTGGGCGACGAACTGGACCTCCGGGGCCTCCAGGAGTCCTCGAAGATCGGGCGTATCGACGTCGAGATCGACAGCGAACACGGACAGTCGTTCGGCGAACTGACGATCACCTCCAGTCTCGACAAAGTCGAGACGGCGATTCTGGCGGCCTCGTTGGAGTCGATCACGCGGGTGGGCCCGTGTGAGGCGCGCGTCGAGGTCGCGGAGATCGAGGACATGCGCGCCGCCAAGCGTCGGGAGGTAGTCGAACGCGCGAAAGAGCTGTTGGCGGAGTCGTTCGACGACGGCGTGATGGACTCGACGGAGATCCTCGCGGAGGTTCGTGACGCCCAGCGGGTCGAACGGATCGACGACTACGCCGGCTACCCCGCCGGCCCGCGAGTGACCGACTCCGACGCGGTGATCGTCGTCGAGGGACGCGCGGACGTGACGACACTGCTGGACTACGGTATCAAGAACGCCGTCGCCGTCGAAGGGACGAACGTCCCGAGCGAGGTGGCCGACCTCACCCAGGACCGTACCGTGACGGCGTTTCTCGACGGCGACCGCGGCGGCGACCTGATCCTGCGCGAGCTCGCGCAGGTGGGCGACGTGGACTACGTCGCGTACGCCCCGGAGGGGACGTCCGTCGAGGACCTCTCTCGCGAGGCCGTGATGAACGCGCTCCGGGACAAGGTGCCGTTCGAGACGCTGCCGGCGGCCGACCAGGAGGAGGCGACACGGCCGAGCAGCCGGGCGTCGACGAACGGCGCCAGCGAGTCGGAGCCGTCGGTGGCCGCGGACGACGAAGACAACGATCGGACGACCGGGAGCGTCCGCACGAGCGGCACGGACAGTCGCGAGGCGATCGGCGGCGTCGGGACGACGAGCGACGGCACCGTCTCCGTCGACCCGGAGGCAGTCGCCGACGAGATTGCCAACGACGGGCCGACGACCGACGGTGACGACACGACCGACGGTGACGATACGACCGACGCCGACGGCGACGGAGTAGACCAGAGAGTCGACGGTGAGGAGACGGACGGATCGGTCGACGGCGAGGCGGAGAGCGAGACAGGCGAGTCGGTCGACGGCGAGGCGGAGAGCGAGACAGACAGATCGGTCGACGGCGACGTGGAAAACGAGACGGACGGATCGGTCGACGGCGACGAGAGAGCCGACAGCGACGAGACGGACGGATCGGTCGACGGCGACGAGAGAGCCGACAGCGACGAGACGGACGGGTCGACCGACGGCGAGGAGGAGGCAGAGACAGACGAGAGAGCCGACAGCGACGAGACGGACGAGTCGGTCGACGACGAGGAGGAGCGTGAGACAGACGAGACGGTCGACGGCGACGAGTCGAGCGCCGGCACCCCGGCGACCCTGCGCGGGCACGTCGAGGCGGTGATCGACGCCGGGACGAACACGGCCCGACTGCTGGACCGCGAGATGGAAGTCGTCGCGGACGTGCCGGTCGGCGCGGCGTTCGACACGCTCGCAGACGAGGAGACGACGGGGTTCGCGCTCGTCGTCGACGGCCAGGTGGACCAGCGACTGTTAGACGTGGCCGCCCAACGGGGGGTCGAACAGATCGTCGCGCAGTCCAGCGGGGAGTTCGTCAAACGGCCGGCGTCCGTCCGGGTCGTCACCGCAGACCGGCTCGCGTCCGCGTGA
- a CDS encoding DUF5810 domain-containing protein has protein sequence MGYACPVCDTPQRDAEHLANHLAFTAMLRGGDHEAWLDDQVPEWEELEPSSLADRAADHAESATYDEVFEDTTEGDDHGHGPDHGQGGDHAHGRDTVRQTPAGRGYDATADAEETENVLAEARRLTAAMYDDGDDTTGDSDAETTDGDDDVDTADGDDSTA, from the coding sequence ATGGGCTACGCCTGTCCGGTGTGTGACACCCCTCAGCGGGACGCCGAACACCTCGCCAACCACCTCGCCTTCACCGCGATGCTGCGCGGCGGGGATCACGAGGCGTGGCTGGACGACCAGGTGCCGGAGTGGGAGGAGCTAGAGCCGTCGTCGCTGGCGGACCGCGCCGCCGACCACGCCGAGTCGGCGACGTACGACGAGGTGTTCGAGGACACGACCGAAGGCGACGACCACGGTCACGGACCGGACCACGGTCAGGGCGGGGACCACGCACACGGTCGGGACACGGTGCGACAGACGCCCGCGGGCCGGGGGTACGACGCCACGGCGGACGCGGAGGAGACGGAGAACGTGCTCGCGGAGGCACGGCGACTCACGGCAGCGATGTACGACGACGGCGACGACACGACGGGGGACAGCGACGCGGAGACGACCGACGGGGACGACGACGTGGACACGGCGGACGGCGACGACTCGACGGCGTGA
- a CDS encoding DNA cytosine methyltransferase, whose product MAGELSYVDLFAGAGGLSVGLERAGFELVHAVEVDEDARQTFTDNRDGLAATDLSGDIREVALAEIPEVVGRDRVDLVVGGPPCQGFSEVVSPDGSDERNHLFENFVDWVAALDPTAVLFENVRGMQKTAGGEFLEAVTASFDRLGYDVTHRVVEASEFGVPQHRRRLLVLASKSDVAESPFDEFDLDTISEPGVADAIGDLPRVAPGEEATQYTAQPETALQADLRGDTTKLSAHVAANHSDDMVEMISHIPDGGDRTAIPAELQPSSGYHNSYSRLDSTAPAVAITSNMSKPSSARCIHPFEDRGLTPREGARLQTFPDDYRFSGGLVSVRRQIGNAVPPYLAEAVGYYLRRDVFGETLSRGDRERVHRLRSGGRSLSEFESSATTDGFAKQATLDSAD is encoded by the coding sequence ATGGCCGGAGAGCTGAGCTACGTCGACCTGTTTGCGGGCGCAGGTGGGCTGTCCGTCGGGCTCGAACGGGCGGGCTTCGAGTTGGTCCACGCGGTCGAGGTGGACGAAGACGCCCGCCAGACGTTCACAGACAACCGGGACGGGCTCGCGGCCACAGACCTCTCGGGCGACATCCGCGAGGTAGCGCTGGCCGAGATCCCAGAAGTCGTCGGCCGCGACCGTGTCGATCTCGTCGTCGGGGGGCCGCCGTGTCAGGGGTTCTCGGAGGTTGTCAGCCCGGATGGCTCCGACGAGCGGAATCACCTGTTCGAGAACTTCGTCGACTGGGTGGCAGCGCTCGATCCGACGGCGGTGTTGTTCGAGAACGTCCGTGGGATGCAGAAGACCGCCGGCGGAGAGTTTCTGGAGGCGGTGACGGCCTCGTTCGACCGTCTCGGCTACGACGTGACACACCGCGTGGTCGAGGCATCGGAGTTCGGCGTCCCACAGCACCGCCGACGGCTCCTCGTGTTGGCCTCGAAGTCTGACGTTGCCGAGAGTCCGTTCGACGAGTTCGATCTCGACACAATCTCCGAACCGGGCGTCGCAGACGCCATCGGCGATCTGCCGCGCGTCGCTCCCGGCGAGGAAGCCACCCAGTACACGGCACAGCCAGAGACCGCGCTACAGGCGGATCTCCGCGGCGACACGACGAAACTGTCTGCACACGTCGCTGCGAACCACAGCGACGACATGGTGGAGATGATCTCACACATCCCAGACGGCGGCGACCGGACGGCGATTCCAGCGGAGCTACAGCCGTCGTCTGGCTACCACAACTCCTACTCTCGGCTGGACTCGACGGCGCCGGCAGTTGCGATCACCTCGAACATGTCCAAGCCGTCGAGCGCCCGGTGTATCCATCCGTTCGAGGACCGCGGGCTCACGCCCCGCGAGGGGGCACGGCTCCAGACGTTTCCGGACGACTACCGGTTCAGTGGTGGGCTCGTCTCCGTTCGCCGACAGATCGGGAACGCCGTGCCGCCGTATCTGGCCGAGGCCGTCGGCTACTACCTCCGGAGAGACGTGTTCGGCGAGACGCTGTCGCGTGGAGACCGCGAGCGCGTCCACCGGCTCCGGTCCGGTGGCCGCTCGCTGTCGGAGTTCGAATCGTCGGCGACGACGGACGGCTTCGCCAAGCAGGCGACGCTCGACTCCGCCGACTGA
- a CDS encoding DUF5791 family protein, whose product MLYDALPEADEPTPADLEAAYAAELGAVVDEHGRETVADASGVPAETLAAFQSGEVADATVSDAAAVLAVDGPDADVVVAEVRDDLMMGLSTAILDVDTVAVEIDSELDGREVRQALEGQIRLRLDELAAIQSLIRSRE is encoded by the coding sequence ATGTTGTACGACGCGTTGCCGGAGGCAGACGAGCCGACGCCCGCGGACCTGGAGGCGGCGTACGCAGCCGAGCTCGGGGCCGTGGTCGACGAACACGGCCGGGAGACGGTCGCGGACGCCAGCGGCGTCCCCGCGGAGACGCTCGCGGCGTTCCAGTCGGGGGAGGTGGCCGACGCGACCGTCTCGGACGCCGCGGCGGTGCTCGCCGTCGACGGACCCGACGCGGACGTGGTCGTCGCCGAGGTGCGCGACGACCTCATGATGGGGCTGTCGACCGCGATCCTGGACGTAGACACGGTGGCCGTCGAGATCGACAGCGAGCTGGACGGCCGCGAGGTGCGCCAGGCGCTGGAGGGGCAGATCAGACTGCGGCTGGACGAACTGGCGGCGATCCAGTCGTTGATCCGATCGCGGGAGTAG
- a CDS encoding GNAT family N-acetyltransferase: MTTVASGNHDGGVVVREACREDLLSVYRIEKTAFEQPWPYAAFERLLSAPAFLVAERDTDRPPVDPAAEQYADGSGIVGYVVGDVTPNHGRDIGHIKDIAVRPDAQGSGLGRRLLRRGLHRLAAAGASVVKLEVRASNTRAQRLYDSEGFEPVRTEPRYYGDGEAAYVMALELGDWIRGERG, encoded by the coding sequence GTGACGACTGTGGCGTCGGGTAACCACGACGGGGGGGTCGTCGTCCGGGAGGCGTGTCGTGAGGACCTGCTGTCCGTCTACCGGATCGAGAAGACCGCGTTCGAACAGCCGTGGCCGTACGCGGCGTTCGAGCGACTGCTGTCTGCGCCGGCGTTCCTGGTCGCCGAGCGGGACACCGACCGCCCGCCCGTCGACCCGGCGGCCGAGCAGTACGCCGACGGCTCCGGAATCGTCGGCTACGTCGTCGGCGACGTGACGCCGAACCACGGCCGCGACATCGGCCACATCAAAGACATCGCCGTCAGACCGGACGCCCAGGGGAGCGGGCTGGGGCGGCGGCTGCTCCGACGGGGGCTCCACCGACTCGCCGCCGCCGGGGCGAGCGTCGTGAAGTTAGAGGTCCGGGCGTCGAACACCCGCGCACAACGGCTGTACGACTCCGAGGGGTTCGAGCCCGTCCGGACGGAGCCGCGGTACTACGGCGACGGGGAGGCGGCGTACGTGATGGCGCTGGAGTTGGGCGACTGGATCCGGGGCGAACGGGGGTGA
- a CDS encoding winged helix DNA-binding protein gives MTECLDARPRQPSRIADENDLARPHVSRALAELRERQLVRSHSSDSRAKLYTLTDLGDEVATRLEGRSDD, from the coding sequence GTGACCGAGTGTCTCGATGCTCGTCCGAGACAGCCGAGTCGAATCGCAGACGAGAACGACCTGGCGAGACCACACGTTAGCCGCGCTCTCGCCGAACTGCGCGAGAGGCAGTTAGTCCGCTCGCACTCGTCGGACTCCAGAGCCAAGCTCTACACTCTGACAGATTTAGGCGACGAAGTCGCAACACGACTCGAGGGGCGTTCGGATGACTGA
- the dnaJ gene encoding molecular chaperone DnaJ, whose protein sequence is MSEDFYEVLGVSRDAGEEEIKQAYRQKATEYHPDVSDEPDAEEKFKQIKKAKEVLTDEEKRQAYDRMGHDQFEQAEKRGGFEDGRGGGGGPGQGPFGGGAGGPFGGGGGGGGGMGGIGDIFEEFFGGGGGRNGRRAGKDLRTRMQITMEEAYAGTTKEFTAARPGQCDECGGRGHPRDADVHTCPECNGRGQVRQVQQTPLGRVQQTTTCPECEGNGEVPEETCAVCDGSGITREEATLTVDVPGGIESGQTLRMDGEGAPGERGAPDGDLLIDVEIESSDRYERDGTDLHVTEPISFPQAVFGDTIRVDHFDGEIDVDVPAGTQSGETFRLKRKGMPRLRGRGSGDLYVQVRVVTPDDLNKDQKEALQQFAEAGGEEVDVGEGFFQKLNDFF, encoded by the coding sequence ATGAGCGAGGACTTCTACGAGGTGTTGGGCGTCTCCAGAGACGCCGGCGAAGAGGAGATCAAGCAGGCGTACCGCCAGAAAGCAACGGAGTACCACCCGGACGTGAGCGACGAGCCGGACGCCGAAGAGAAGTTCAAGCAGATCAAGAAGGCCAAGGAGGTCCTCACGGACGAGGAGAAACGGCAGGCGTACGACCGAATGGGCCACGACCAGTTCGAACAGGCGGAGAAGCGCGGCGGGTTCGAGGACGGCCGCGGCGGTGGCGGTGGCCCGGGGCAGGGCCCGTTCGGCGGCGGTGCCGGCGGTCCGTTCGGCGGCGGCGGCGGTGGCGGCGGCGGCATGGGTGGTATCGGCGACATCTTCGAGGAGTTCTTCGGCGGCGGCGGCGGTCGCAACGGTCGCCGTGCCGGCAAAGACCTCCGCACTCGGATGCAGATCACGATGGAGGAGGCGTACGCCGGCACGACCAAGGAGTTCACCGCCGCCCGTCCGGGGCAGTGCGACGAGTGTGGCGGTCGGGGACACCCCCGAGACGCCGACGTCCACACCTGCCCGGAGTGTAACGGCCGCGGCCAGGTCCGACAGGTCCAACAGACCCCGCTCGGGCGTGTCCAACAGACCACCACCTGTCCGGAGTGTGAGGGGAACGGCGAGGTGCCCGAGGAGACGTGTGCCGTCTGTGACGGCTCCGGCATCACCCGCGAAGAGGCAACGCTCACCGTCGACGTGCCCGGCGGCATCGAGAGCGGTCAGACGCTCCGGATGGACGGTGAGGGTGCCCCCGGCGAACGGGGCGCGCCCGACGGCGACCTCCTGATCGACGTGGAGATCGAGTCGTCCGACCGCTACGAGCGCGACGGCACGGACCTCCACGTCACGGAGCCGATCTCGTTCCCACAGGCCGTCTTCGGCGACACGATCCGCGTCGACCACTTCGACGGGGAGATCGACGTGGACGTGCCCGCCGGCACCCAGAGCGGCGAGACGTTCCGACTCAAGCGGAAGGGGATGCCGCGGCTCCGTGGCCGGGGCAGCGGTGACCTCTACGTCCAGGTGCGGGTCGTCACTCCCGACGACCTCAACAAGGATCAGAAGGAGGCGCTCCAACAGTTCGCCGAGGCCGGCGGCGAGGAGGTCGACGTCGGAGAGGGGTTCTTCCAGAAGCTGAACGACTTCTTCTGA
- a CDS encoding NAD-dependent epimerase/dehydratase family protein, whose translation MRVTVVGAGYVGLALCRRLDGLGHEVTGVRRSPAPVREAGVSAVAADVTDPETLEALPDADAVVFAASSGGRGADAARRVFVDGLRNTIRTYADRSSPPDRLVYTSSTGVYGDHDGDWVDEDTSLDPQTEKTEVLVEAERVAVETAGEAGIDGTVARFAGLYGPERYRLSRYLEGPVTEGYLNSVHRDDAAGAVAFLLTGRSNEESGGDPRARPADHARGEVVVVADDEPVDKWSFADWLADECGVERPDKRTKAERLAAGDLSAAARRRIQTSKRVDNAKLRGLGYDPEYPTVHEGYRAAVADHRAADDG comes from the coding sequence GTGCGGGTGACTGTCGTCGGCGCGGGCTACGTCGGGCTGGCGCTGTGTCGCCGGCTGGACGGCCTGGGCCACGAGGTGACTGGGGTGCGGCGGTCGCCGGCGCCGGTCCGTGAGGCCGGTGTCTCCGCCGTCGCCGCGGACGTGACGGACCCGGAGACGTTGGAGGCGCTGCCGGACGCGGACGCGGTCGTGTTCGCCGCCAGCAGCGGCGGCCGCGGCGCCGACGCCGCCCGGCGCGTGTTCGTCGACGGGCTACGGAACACGATCCGGACGTACGCCGACCGGTCGTCGCCGCCGGACAGGCTCGTCTACACCTCCAGCACCGGCGTGTACGGCGACCACGACGGCGACTGGGTGGACGAGGACACCTCGCTGGACCCACAGACGGAGAAGACGGAGGTGCTCGTGGAAGCCGAGCGGGTCGCCGTCGAGACGGCCGGCGAGGCGGGTATCGACGGCACGGTCGCCCGCTTCGCGGGGCTGTACGGTCCGGAGCGTTACCGCCTCTCCCGGTACCTGGAGGGGCCGGTGACGGAGGGGTACCTCAACTCCGTCCACCGCGACGACGCGGCCGGTGCGGTCGCGTTCCTCCTGACCGGCCGCTCGAACGAGGAGTCGGGCGGCGACCCGCGGGCGCGGCCGGCCGACCACGCCCGTGGCGAGGTCGTCGTGGTCGCGGACGACGAACCGGTCGACAAGTGGTCGTTCGCCGACTGGCTCGCCGACGAGTGTGGCGTCGAACGCCCGGACAAGCGGACGAAAGCAGAGCGACTGGCTGCGGGTGACCTGTCGGCGGCCGCGCGCCGACGGATCCAGACGAGCAAGCGCGTCGACAACGCGAAGCTCCGCGGACTGGGGTACGACCCCGAGTACCCGACCGTCCACGAGGGGTACCGAGCGGCCGTCGCCGACCACCGCGCGGCCGACGACGGGTGA